In Agromyces sp. G08B096, a genomic segment contains:
- the lpdA gene encoding dihydrolipoyl dehydrogenase — MSHFDVIILGAGPGGYVAAVRAAQLGLSVAVIEERYWGGVCLNVGCIPSKALLRNAELAHLFREEAATFGITGDASFDFGAAFDRSRQVSDKHVKGVHFLMKKNGITELDGRGTFRDANTIDVAKADGTVETHTFANAIIATGSKVRLLPGVQLSENVVTYESQILTRELPKSIAIVGAGAIGMEFAYVLKNYGVDVTIIEFLDRALPNEDVEVSKEIQKQYRKLGVPILTSTKVESVTDQGSSVTVAYTGADGQPGSLEVEKVLMAVGFAPNVEGFGLETTGVQLTERGAIAIDDFMRTNVPHIYAIGDVTAKLMLAHVAEAQGIVAAETIGGAETMALGDYRMMPRATFCIPQVASFGLTEQQARDEGYDVVVSKFPFSANGKANGLGEPIGFVKLVADAKYLELLGGHLIGPDASELLPELTLAQKWDLGALELGRNVHTHPTLSEALQDAIHGLAGHMINM; from the coding sequence ATGAGCCACTTCGACGTCATCATCCTCGGCGCCGGACCCGGCGGGTACGTCGCCGCCGTCCGCGCCGCGCAACTCGGCCTCAGCGTCGCCGTCATCGAAGAGCGGTACTGGGGCGGCGTGTGCCTGAACGTGGGCTGCATCCCCTCGAAGGCGCTGCTGCGCAACGCGGAGCTCGCGCACCTCTTCCGCGAGGAGGCCGCGACCTTCGGCATCACGGGCGACGCGAGCTTCGACTTCGGCGCCGCCTTCGACCGCAGCCGCCAGGTGTCCGACAAGCACGTCAAGGGCGTGCACTTCCTGATGAAGAAGAACGGCATCACCGAGCTCGACGGCCGCGGCACGTTCCGCGACGCGAACACGATCGACGTCGCGAAGGCCGACGGCACCGTCGAGACCCACACCTTCGCCAACGCGATCATCGCGACCGGTTCGAAGGTGCGCCTGCTGCCCGGTGTGCAGCTGTCGGAGAACGTCGTCACGTACGAATCGCAGATCCTCACCCGCGAGCTGCCGAAGTCGATCGCGATCGTCGGCGCCGGCGCCATCGGCATGGAGTTCGCGTATGTGCTGAAGAACTACGGCGTGGATGTCACCATCATCGAGTTCCTCGATCGTGCGCTGCCCAACGAGGACGTCGAGGTCTCGAAGGAGATCCAGAAGCAGTACCGCAAGCTCGGCGTGCCGATCCTCACCTCGACCAAGGTCGAGTCCGTCACCGATCAGGGCTCCTCGGTGACCGTCGCCTACACCGGCGCCGACGGCCAGCCCGGCTCGCTCGAGGTCGAGAAGGTGCTCATGGCGGTCGGCTTCGCGCCGAACGTCGAGGGCTTCGGCCTCGAGACCACCGGCGTACAGCTCACCGAGCGCGGTGCGATCGCGATCGACGACTTCATGCGCACGAACGTGCCGCACATCTACGCGATCGGCGACGTCACGGCGAAGCTCATGCTCGCCCACGTGGCCGAGGCGCAGGGCATCGTCGCGGCGGAGACCATCGGCGGCGCGGAGACCATGGCGCTCGGCGACTACCGGATGATGCCGCGTGCCACGTTCTGCATCCCGCAGGTGGCGAGCTTCGGCCTCACCGAGCAGCAGGCGCGCGACGAGGGCTACGACGTGGTCGTGTCGAAGTTCCCGTTCTCGGCCAACGGCAAGGCGAACGGCCTCGGTGAGCCGATCGGCTTTGTGAAGCTCGTGGCCGACGCGAAGTACCTCGAGCTGCTCGGCGGCCACCTCATCGGCCCCGACGCGTCCGAGCTGCTGCCCGAGCTCACCCTCGCGCAGAAGTGGGACCTGGGCGCCCTCGAGCTCGGCCGGAACGTGCACACCCACCCGACGCTGTCGGAGGCGCTGCAGGACGCGATCCACGGCCTCGCGGGGCACATGATCAACATGTAG